The following coding sequences lie in one Populus trichocarpa isolate Nisqually-1 chromosome 14, P.trichocarpa_v4.1, whole genome shotgun sequence genomic window:
- the LOC7491317 gene encoding transcription termination factor MTERF8, chloroplastic, protein MELIQNIRCVRLDNPSSIFSFSPSKRHFSFSREFNKNPHVSFPNQPLPKPISCKISTEQDSFTINYLVHSCGLPLESAILTSQKVQFQSPERPDSVLALLRNHGFSRTQISSLVKKRPFLLLSNPTNTLLPKLDFFLSLGMSRPHLARTLSSDPTLLTRSLENQIVPSYNFLKTILRSDEKIVSAFKRTTWIFLEDLSKNLIPNLELLRKVGVPQSCISLLLTHFPEAMMENHDEFSENVEEVRKMGFDPNKSTFVLAVHALCGKCNKSIWERCFEVYERWGWTKDDILSAFRKHPHCMMLSEKKIMKGMDFFVNKMGWPSKEIVHCPVILFLSLEKRIIPRCKVIQVLWSKGLIKKDISLNTVLLPVEKRFLERFVTKFEEEVPQLLSVYEGKVDPEGV, encoded by the coding sequence ATGGAGCTCATCCAAAATATCCGTTGTGTAAGATTGGACAATCCATCATCAATCTTCTCCTTTTCCCCTTCCAAAAGACACTTCTCCTTCTCACGAGAATTCAACAAAAACCCACATGTCTCTTTTCCAAATCAACCGCTTCCAAAACCAATCAGCTGCAAAATTTCAACAGAACAAGACTCTTTCACAATCAACTACCTCGTACATTCATGTGGGTTGCCCTTGGAATCTGCAATCTTAACATCCCAAAAGGTACAGTTTCAATCCCCTGAAAGACCAGACTCCGTTTTGGCCCTTTTAAGAAACCATGGATTCTCCAGAACCCAGATCTCAAGTCTTGTTAAAAAGCGcccatttcttcttttatccaaTCCTACGAATACACTTTTGCCTAAACTtgacttctttctctctttaggTATGTCAAGGCCTCACCTTGCCAGAACTCTTTCTTCAGACCCAACCCTATTGACTAGAAGCTTGGAAAACCAAATTGTACCCTCTTATAACTTTCTCAAAACCATCTTGCGTTCTGATGAAAAGATTGTTTCTGCTTTTAAGCGTACCACTTGGATATTTCTAGAGGATCTTTCAAAGAATCTTATACCAAATCTTGAGCTTTTGAGAAAAGTAGGCGTGCCACAGTCTTGCATTTCGTTATTGCTTACACATTTCCCTGAAGCTATGATGGAAAATCATGACGAGTTTAGTGAAAATGTAGAGGAAGTGAGAAAAATGGGATTTGATCCAAATAAATCAACTTTTGTGCTGGCTGTGCATGCCCTTTGTGGAAAGTGCAATAAGTCAATTTGGGAACGCTGTTTTGAGGTTTATGAGAGGTGGGGTTGGACTAAAGATGACATTCTTTCAGCATTTAGAAAGCATCCCCATTGTATGATGCTATCggagaagaaaatcatgaaaggaATGGATTTTTTTGTGAACAAGATGGGGTGGCCTTCAAAGGAGATTGTGCATTGCCCTGTTATCTTGTTTTTAAGCTTAGAGAAGAGAATTATCCCCAGGTGTAAGGTTATTCAGGTTTTGTGGTCAAAGGGTTTGATAAAGAAAGATATCAGCTTGAATACTGTGTTGCTTCCTGTGGAGAAGCGCTTTCTGGAGAGGTTTGTGACCAAATTTGAAGAGGAAGTACCTCAATTATTGAGTGTCTATGAAGGGAAGGTGGATCCTGAGGGAGTATGA